The DNA window CGATGTCGCGCCCGAGCGTGCGGGCCGACGACGCGCCGATGAGCCGGGAGGCGGCGATGAAGTTGCTGTCGCGGAGCCCAAGCACGAGCGAGCGGGTCACGCGGGCGTAGGAGGGCCACGACACCACCACGATCGCCAGGACGGCGTTGATCAGCGACGGGCCGAGGGCCGCCGAGACCGCCATCGCCAGGATGATCGCGGGGAAGGCGAAGAAGAGGTCGACGATGCGCATGAGCACCGCGTCGACGGTGCCGCCGAAGTAGCCCGCCACCGCGCCGACGGTCGCGCCGACGATGAGCGACAGCACGACCAGCATCACCGCGATGGGGATGCTGATCTGCGCGCCGTAGACGACGCGCGAGAGCACGTCGCGGCCGACGCCGTCCGTCCCGAACAGGTGGGCGGGCGAGGGCGGCAGGAAGCGCGGCGAATCCTGGGCCAGCGGGTCGTACGGCGCGATGAGAGGTGCGAAGACGATGACGATCGCCCAGAAGGCGACGATGACCAGGCCCACGACCGCGAGCGGGCGACGCCACGCGGCGGGAAGGCGCCAGCCCGGCATCCACCGTCGTCCGCGGGCGGCCGCGATGGGATCGACCGCGTCGAGGGCTTTCTCGGTGGTGTTCATGCTCGGCGGATCCTCGGGTCGATGATGCCGTACAGGATGTCGGTGGCCAGGTTGACGACGATGTAGATGAGGGCGACGAAGATCGTCACGCCGACGATGGCCGACAGATCGAGCGTGGATGCCGCGCGGTAGGCGTAGGAGCCGATGCCCGGCCAGGCGAAGATCTGCTCGACCAGGACGGTGCCGGCCAGCAGCGAGGCGAAGGCGGTGCCGACCACCGTGATGACGGGCACGAGCGCACCGCGCAGGACGTGCCCGAACACGACGGACGGGCCGCTGAGGCCCTTCGCCTCCGCGGCGCGGATGTACTCCATGCCCAGCACGTCCAGCACCGAGGCGCGCGTGAAGCGCATGAGCAGTCCGACCATCGGGGCCGACAGCACGATGGCCGGGAGGATGAGGTGCTGCACCGCCTCTCCGAGGAGCGGGAGGTTGCCGGCCAGCAGGGAGTCGATGGTGAAGAAGCCGGTGATCCGCGGCGGCGGGATGGCACCGGCGTCCAGGCGCCCGGAGGACGGGAACCAGCGCAGCTGCGTGGAGAAGATCGCGGTGGCGATCAGGGCGAACCAGAAGATCGGCACCGAGACGCCGGTGAGGCTGACCGCCCGCAGGATGTTGTCGAGGTGGCCGTTGGCGCGGAGCGCTGCGACGATCCCGAGGCCCCCGCCGACGATGACCGCGATGAGGGTGGCCGTCAGGGCGAGCTCGGCGGACGCGGGCCCGAACAGCTGCAGGTCGGACAGCACCGGACGGGAGGTCTGGGTGGATTCCCCCAGGTCGCCGCGGAACAGCCCGCCGAGGTAGATGAAGAACTGCTCGTAGAGGGGGCGGTTGAGGCCCATGCGCTCGCGCATCGCCGCCACCAGCGCCGGGTCGGCGGCCGCGCGCTCGCCCAGTCGGGCGGTCGCGGCGTCGCCGGGCAGCACGGCCGTCAGCGCGAACGCCACCAGGACCGTGCCGATCACGAGCAGGGCCGAGGCCCCCACGCGCTTGAGAATGAACAGCGTCACGCCCTCATCCTCCCTTCTCGTCCCGCCGGAGCGGGAGACGTCCGTTGCCGTGGCCCATCGTGCGTGTCGCTCCGGGGAGGCGTTCCTCCCCGGAGCGACACGATCAGACGATCAGCGGCCGATGGCGGCGATGTCCAGCGAGAACACCGGGTCGTACTTGACCTCGCCGATGGCCGAACCCGAGACGACGGAAGCGGCGGGCTGGAACAGCGGGACGATGACGCCCGCCTCGTTGTGGAGGGTCTGGAACTCCTGGTAGAGGCGCTCGCGCTCGCCGGCATCCGTCTCGACCGACACCTGCTGCATGACCGCCTCGAGCTCCGGGTCGCTGCCCGCGGCCCAGCCGGCGCGGAGGCCGACGATGCCGCCGGGGCCGAAGGCCAGGTAGTCGGCGGAGTCCGGGTAGTCCGGGTTCCACAGCCACAGGCCCATCTGCTCGGTGCCCGCGCGGTAGCTCTCCAGCGTGGTCGCGATCGGACCGGGGGTGAGGTTCACGGTGATCCCCACCTCGCCCAGCTGCGAAGCGATGCGCTCCGCGAACGGTCCCATGCTCAAGCCGTTGCTGGAGAAGTCGCTCGCGTATTCGAGCGACACCGTCGGCGTGGTGCCGAGCGATGCGACGGCCGCCTTGGCGCGGTCGACGTCGCGCTCGACACCGGCGTCCGCGCCGAGTGCCCCGAGGAAGCTGGACGGGACGATGCCGTAGGCCCGCTCCGCGCCGTCGCCGGCCAGTTCGAGGATCGCGTCGCGGTCGAGCCCGTACTTCACGGCCTCGCGGAACGCCGGCGTCGACGTGACGTCGGAGACGCCCGCGTCGGCGTTGAGGAAGAGGAAGAAGATCGTGGGCGACTGGCTCGTGCTGACCACCACGTCCTGCCCCAGGCCGCCGATCTGGTCGGAGCCCAGGTCGAGGGCGACGTCGGCCGTCCCGCTCTGGATGTCCATGAGCTGGGCCTCGGCGGCGGCGTTGCGCAGCACGACGCGGTCGTACTTCGGCTTGTCGCCCCAGTACGAGGGGTTCGCCACCAGCACGGTCTCGGTCGTGGTGTCGAACGACTCCAGCATGTACGGACCGCTGCCCGCGGACGTCTCGTTCAGGAACGCCTCGGCGGTGTCGGACTCCGCGGCGCCCTCGGCGTCGCTGCCGCCGTTCTCGGTGACGAGCGCGCTGTTGACGATGCCCAGCGTGGGACTCGTGACGATCGCCGGCACCGCGGTGTTGGGCACGTCCGAGGTGATGACGACGGTGGTGTCGTCGGGCGAGGAGACCGTGAGTCCGGTCATCAGGAACGAGCCGTTGCCCTGGACGTTCTTCACGCGGTTCAGCGAGTAGACGACGTCCTTCGCGGTCAGTGCCGTGCCGTCCGAGAACGTGATGCCGTCGCGGATCGTGAAGGTGTATTCGGTGGCGTCGTCGTTCACCTCGAACGCGGAGGCCACGCTCGGGAGGGGCTCTTCGGCATTGCCGTCGGCGAAGGTGAGGAGGCTGTCGTAGACGGCGTGCAGCACGATGCCGCCCGTGGTCTCGAACATGCGGGCGGGGTCGGCCGTGACGAGGTCGAAGGACTTGTCGATGACGAGCGACGAGCCTCCCTCGGGCTGGGTCGTCGTGTCGGCCGGCGCCGCACAGGCGCTGATGACGAGGGCGGCGGCCGCGAGGACGGCTGCCATCCCTGCGAGGCGGGCGGGACGTTTCACTGTGGATCCTCCTGTGTGTGCTGCGGCGACGCCTCGGGCAAGACGTCCTCGTGGTTGTGGATGATGAGCCAGCGGCCGTCGCGGCGCTGCCAGACGGCGGTGTTGCGCACCCGCTCGGGTGCGACGGCGGCGTCGGTGAAGCGCACCGCGAACGTGTGACGGACGAGCGCGATGTCGCCCAGG is part of the Microbacterium lemovicicum genome and encodes:
- a CDS encoding ABC transporter permease, whose translation is MNTTEKALDAVDPIAAARGRRWMPGWRLPAAWRRPLAVVGLVIVAFWAIVIVFAPLIAPYDPLAQDSPRFLPPSPAHLFGTDGVGRDVLSRVVYGAQISIPIAVMLVVLSLIVGATVGAVAGYFGGTVDAVLMRIVDLFFAFPAIILAMAVSAALGPSLINAVLAIVVVSWPSYARVTRSLVLGLRDSNFIAASRLIGASSARTLGRDIAPNILGPIAVISTLELGNAILLLSGLSYLGLGAVPPAPEWGAMVSEGSRVFYNYWVALFPGLAILSVVLAFNFIGDSLRDALDPRTSRAVQAMEL
- a CDS encoding ABC transporter permease encodes the protein MTLFILKRVGASALLVIGTVLVAFALTAVLPGDAATARLGERAAADPALVAAMRERMGLNRPLYEQFFIYLGGLFRGDLGESTQTSRPVLSDLQLFGPASAELALTATLIAVIVGGGLGIVAALRANGHLDNILRAVSLTGVSVPIFWFALIATAIFSTQLRWFPSSGRLDAGAIPPPRITGFFTIDSLLAGNLPLLGEAVQHLILPAIVLSAPMVGLLMRFTRASVLDVLGMEYIRAAEAKGLSGPSVVFGHVLRGALVPVITVVGTAFASLLAGTVLVEQIFAWPGIGSYAYRAASTLDLSAIVGVTIFVALIYIVVNLATDILYGIIDPRIRRA
- a CDS encoding ABC transporter substrate-binding protein, with the protein product MKRPARLAGMAAVLAAAALVISACAAPADTTTQPEGGSSLVIDKSFDLVTADPARMFETTGGIVLHAVYDSLLTFADGNAEEPLPSVASAFEVNDDATEYTFTIRDGITFSDGTALTAKDVVYSLNRVKNVQGNGSFLMTGLTVSSPDDTTVVITSDVPNTAVPAIVTSPTLGIVNSALVTENGGSDAEGAAESDTAEAFLNETSAGSGPYMLESFDTTTETVLVANPSYWGDKPKYDRVVLRNAAAEAQLMDIQSGTADVALDLGSDQIGGLGQDVVVSTSQSPTIFFLFLNADAGVSDVTSTPAFREAVKYGLDRDAILELAGDGAERAYGIVPSSFLGALGADAGVERDVDRAKAAVASLGTTPTVSLEYASDFSSNGLSMGPFAERIASQLGEVGITVNLTPGPIATTLESYRAGTEQMGLWLWNPDYPDSADYLAFGPGGIVGLRAGWAAGSDPELEAVMQQVSVETDAGERERLYQEFQTLHNEAGVIVPLFQPAASVVSGSAIGEVKYDPVFSLDIAAIGR